One Rhodoferax sp. GW822-FHT02A01 genomic window, CTGCGACATAGTGCAAGGTGCGCAGTGCATCAGGTTGGTCGTCAAAATTCCAGTGCCCATCCTGGAACACGCGACTGTCAGCAAAAGCATGCGTGACCTCGCCGATGAACAGGTCATAGGTCGTCTGGTTGTGCGGCTCCGGCACCACTTTGCAGACCAGCCAACCCACACAGCCTTGCACCAGCGGCGCATCAACTTCGGGCACAGAGAAAAGCTGTGCATCATGGCGCTGCAATTTGTCGGGAAATTCCAGCGCGCTCTCAGACCCCAGGGCGAGTGTGAGCGCGGCAATGGACTGGCAGGGCAGGTTCAGGACAAACTGGCCGCTGGCTTCCACCAGTGCACGGGTGCGCGTAGCCTTGTCGATCACCACGGTGACCTTGGGCGGGCTGAAGTCCAGTGGGCAGGACCAGGCGGCGGCCATGATGTTGACGCTGCCCGCGTGGGCGCTCGAGACCAGCACGGTCGGGCCGTGGTTCAGCAGGCGATAGGCCTTTTCAAGGGGGACGGATGCAAAGAATGCGGGAACGGGCATGGGCAATACAGTCAAAGTCGTTGAAGTGCTTCGCGAATGCGCGCAATGGTGTCGGTCATGGACGCCTTGCTGGAGACTTCCAGACCCAGTTTGCGGGCGATGTCGTTGACGCGCGCCGGATTGAGTGGAACGCCACCGGCATCAATGGCGGCTATCAGGTCACGGGCACGCTGCTCGGGGCTGGGTTCCCGGGCGGAAAACCGCGTTTTCAGCCAGGCTAGCGTCCTTAGCGAAACCATGGCTATTGCACAGGGTGGATGAACGGCGCCCGGTCCGGCAAGGACTTGTCAGCGCCATCGTTCTTGGGCAGGTGTTTGATCAATCTGTCCAAAGTGTTCATCCCAAAATGAGGTTGACGAGCCCTTACCCGGCACTGGCTCCACAGTTAGGGCTGCTTGGTTCCCCACCTGACCCGGTTGGCCGCTTCACCATGCGGGAGGGCCCGTCAACCGAGATTGTAGTCGAGCGCCGTTGTGAAAACCGGCACGCAACCCAGCCCGTAGAATCGCGGCATGTCTTATCTCGTGCTCGCCCGCAAGTACCGTCCCCGCAATTTCACCGAAATGGTGGGCCAGGACCATGTGGTGCAGGCATTGACCAACGCGCTGACGACGCAGCGCCTGCACCATGCCTACCTGTTCACCGGCACCCGCGGCGTGGGCAAGACTACGGTGTCACGTATCCTGGCCAAATCGCTCAATTGCCAGGGCCCGGACGGGCAGGGCGGCATTACCGCTACCCCTTGTGGCGTGTGCCAGGCGTGCACCGACATCGACAGTGGTCGGTTTGTTGATTACACAGAGCTCGATGCCGCCTCCAA contains:
- a CDS encoding flavin reductase family protein; translated protein: MPVPAFFASVPLEKAYRLLNHGPTVLVSSAHAGSVNIMAAAWSCPLDFSPPKVTVVIDKATRTRALVEASGQFVLNLPCQSIAALTLALGSESALEFPDKLQRHDAQLFSVPEVDAPLVQGCVGWLVCKVVPEPHNQTTYDLFIGEVTHAFADSRVFQDGHWNFDDQPDALRTLHYVAGGQFYVTGASLKIDAPESL